The genomic DNA TGCGCGACCACCCCGACCCGCTCGCGGTCGAGTCGTTCGGCCTCGCCGACAACCTCATGCTCGCGCACGCGATCGAGGCCTCGGGCGGCGCGTTCGTAGCCCGCAGCGCGCCGCGCGCGAAGCGCTATACGGACCTGTCCGCCTTCGAAGAGTGTCTCGTCACTGCATCCCGTAGCGCCTGAGCTTCTTGTAGAGACACTCGCGGGTGATGCCGAGCTCGCGGGCGGTGGCGATGCGGCGCTGCTGGTTCCGTTCGAGCGCGTGCTTCAGGTACCAGGACTCGAAGCGGGCCACGGCCTGGCGCAGGGTCTCGGTCGAGGCGTCGCCACGCGGCAGCTCGGGCGCGCCGCCGCGCAGGCGCGGCGAGAGCATGCGCGCGGTGATCTCGGCGCCCGCCTCGGCGTGGGTCACGATGCGCGCGACCTCGTTCTCGAGCTCGCGCACGTTGCCGGGCCAGGGGTAGGTCTCGAGCAGGCGGCGCGCGTCGGAGGCCACGCCGCGCAGGCTGGTGAGCTCGCGGCTGCGCTCCAGGAAGTGCAGCACGAGCGGCACCACGTCGTCGCTGCGCGCGCGCAGCGGCGGCAGTGAGATCGGGAAGACGTTGAGCCGGAAGAACAGGTCGCGCCGGAAGCGGCCGGATTCGACTTCGCGCTCGAGCTCGCGGTTGGTCGCGGCCACGATGCGCACGTCGACCGGCTGCTCCTTGCCCGCGCCGAGCGGACGCACCCGGCCCTCCTGCAGCGCGCGCAGCAGCTTCACCTGGAAGCCGAGCGTGGTCTCGCCGATCTCGTCGAGAAACAGCGTGCCGCCGTTCGCCTGCACGAAGTGACCCGGACGCGCGCGCGCGGCGCCGGTGAATGCGCCCCGGTCGTGCCCGAACAGCTCGCTCTCGAGCAGTGTCTCGGGGAACGCCGCGCAGTTCAGCGCCACGAACGGCCCGCGCGCGCGCCGGCCGCCCTCGTGGATGGTGCGCGCGAGCACCTCCTTGCCGGTGCCGGTCTCGCCGAGCAGCAGCACCGTGGCGTCGGCGCGCTGCGCCTTGCGCACCAGCTCGAGACACGCGCGCATCGCCGCGCTGCGCGCCACGATGCCCTCGGACGCCGCGGCGGGCCTCGGCGCCACGCGCGGCGCGACCAGCCCCGCCACGCGCGAGCGCAGGCTGGAGTCGGTCGAGGCGTCGCGCACCACGATCTCGTGCACGCCGCACGCGAACAGCTCGCTCGCGCGCTCCACCTCGGCCGTATCGACCAGCGCGATCACCGGCAGCCGGTTGCGCCGCCGCCGCAGCCAGCGCGCGTCGGCCAGCGCGGCGTCGACGCCGCCGCGGTCGAGACAGATCGCGGCATAGTCGTGACTCTCGAGCGCCACTGCCAGCTCGTCGCGCTCGGCGACCACGGAACCATCGGACAGGAACAGGATCGACTCGTCCACGCTTCACCCTCCCAAGCGAACGGGCCCGGGAGAGCAAGCCACGTGCCGCGGTCGTGCGCCGTCGCAGCGTGCGGCGGCCACTGACTCGGCTTCGAGCGCGACCGTCTGGCCGCCAGACGCGGCCCTCAGAGTTTGTCGGACTCCTGTGCGAGCCTGACCTGGTAGTTCAGATTGAGCGTGGCCGGGCTGTTGCCCACGGCCATCAGATACAGCGTCAGGTTGGTCCGCCCCGAGACCCAGGTCGAGTCCGCAACGCTCAGGAACCCGCGGTTTAGCTTGCGAGAGACCTCGCTGCCGTACTTCGCGCGGAGCGCGTCGGTGAGCGATTCGAAGACGAGCAGCGCGGACGAGAAGTCGGAGCTCTCGGCCAGGGTGAGGGTCACCTGCGAGAGCCTCTCGCCCTTGAAGTAGAAGAGCGCGGTGAACGTGTGACCGACCAGCGCGATTCCGGGTTTCTCCAAGAGGCCCAGCGCGCCGTCGCCCAGCTTCGAGGGGCTGGCCGACTTCAGCACGCCCGGCACGCTTTCCCGGACCTGCGCGACAGACATGCCGTACTGGGTCGGGCCCCACAGAGACTGCGCGCGAGCGACCTGGGCGCTGGCGAGCGTGGCGAGAGAGAGCACCAGAGCCGCGAGCCGAGCCATTTGCCTTCCCCCTGGGAGGATTCTCACCGGCTCATTCGGCGGAACGGCCCGCCGGGTTGATCGGGTCAGGCGACCGAGCTGCGCACCAGCTCGGCGACCTCGGCCAGGCCCTGGCCGCCGAAGAAGTGATCGGCTTTGGGAATCACGTCGAGGTTCGCGTTGGGCAGGCCCTCGAGCAGGGGCGAGAGCTCGTCGAGCGGTGAGAACTCGT from Myxococcota bacterium includes the following:
- a CDS encoding sigma 54-interacting transcriptional regulator, with amino-acid sequence MDESILFLSDGSVVAERDELAVALESHDYAAICLDRGGVDAALADARWLRRRRNRLPVIALVDTAEVERASELFACGVHEIVVRDASTDSSLRSRVAGLVAPRVAPRPAAASEGIVARSAAMRACLELVRKAQRADATVLLLGETGTGKEVLARTIHEGGRRARGPFVALNCAAFPETLLESELFGHDRGAFTGAARARPGHFVQANGGTLFLDEIGETTLGFQVKLLRALQEGRVRPLGAGKEQPVDVRIVAATNRELEREVESGRFRRDLFFRLNVFPISLPPLRARSDDVVPLVLHFLERSRELTSLRGVASDARRLLETYPWPGNVRELENEVARIVTHAEAGAEITARMLSPRLRGGAPELPRGDASTETLRQAVARFESWYLKHALERNQQRRIATARELGITRECLYKKLRRYGMQ